A part of Rhopalosiphum maidis isolate BTI-1 chromosome 3, ASM367621v3, whole genome shotgun sequence genomic DNA contains:
- the LOC113559803 gene encoding mitochondrial import inner membrane translocase subunit TIM44 — protein sequence MYSVWRQYQYVYRNTHCVKYYSMSPPQKPNFFMQLLNNIKDEMSKSKEMKQNLKQFRAEKKKLEESDNLIKARQKLNTIESETFKVTQQAKSVANIVMASVKKKVNEASESDLAKKAGLLSGSISKTVLEKGSKIGQSGPVKTFSSTAEAISAQIESDTSLNSHVYKAPKTLRKRSDLGNQGTVVPNETETGITVHKDSMLYESWKKFKSENAFMQKLSDLKERYDDSDHVLARATRSVTDTLSSVFHNAEMSDVVTELCRVEPDFSLVNFIRQCETDIIPNVLEAIAREDLVILKDWCFEAPYRVLSHPINEHRQKGHQTYCKVLDVHNVDVVTGKLMEHGPVLIISFSAQQIMYIKDVNGLIIDGDPHTVIRVMYTWAMCRDVNEVNPRAAWKLLDIAANSSAQLL from the exons ATGTATTCTGTTTGGCGACAGTATCAATATGTCTACAGAAATACA cattgTGTGAAGTATTATTCAATGTCGCCTCCacaaaaaccaaattttttcatgcaactattaaataatataaaagatgaGATGTCTAAAAGCAAAGAGATGAaacaaaacttaaaacaatttcgagctgaaaaaaagaaattagaagaatctgataatttaattaaagctag acaaaaattaaacacaatagAATCAGAAACATTCAAAGTAACTCAACAAGCCAAATCTGTTGCTAATATTGTTATGGCTTCTGTAAAGAAAAAAGTAAATGAAGCTAGTGAGTCTGATTTGGCAAAAAAAgcag ggCTATTAAGCGGAAGTATAAGCAAAACAGTATTGGAAAAAGGATCTAAAATTGGTCAGTCTGGTCCTGTTAAGACTTTTTCAAGTACCGCTGAAGCTATTTCGGCACAAATTGAAAGTGATACTTCATTAAATTCACAT GTCTACAAAGCACCAAAAACTTTGAGAAAACGTTCCGACTTGGGCAATCAAGGAACAGTTGTTCCTAATGAAACAGAGACTGGCATTACTGTTCATAAAGATtcaat GTTATATGAAAGTtggaaaaaattcaaatctgaAAATGCATTCATGCAAAAGTTATCTGACTTAAAAGAACGCTATGATGACAGTGATCATGTTTTAGCACGTGCAACACGTTCAGTAACTGATACTTTATCATCGGTGTTTCATAATGCTGAAATGTCAGATGTAGTCACAGAATTGTGTCGTGTTGAACCTGATTTCAGTCTAGTAAACTTTATTCGACAATGTGAAACTGATATTATACCAAATGTACTAGAAGCTATAGCACGGGAAGATTTAGTTATTCTTAAAGACTGGTGTTTTGAAGCTCCTTATAGAGTATTATCACATCCTATTAATGAGCATCGACAAAAAGGTCATCAAACATACTGCAAAGTACTAGATGTACATAATGTGGATGTTGTAACTGGAAAATTAATGGAACACGGTcccgtattaataatatcatttagtGCCCAACAAATCATGTATATTAAAGATGTGAATGGGTTAATCATCGATGGAGATCCTCATACTGTTATCAGAGTGATGTATACTTGGGCAATGTGTAGAGATGTAAATGAAGTAAATCCAAGAGCTGCTTGGAAATTATTAGACATAGCAGCAAATTCCAGTGCCCAGTTGTTGTAA
- the LOC113559644 gene encoding calcium load-activated calcium channel isoform X1, with product MWSDTFLIVFISICTALLGEGLTWLLVYRTEKYQKLKVEIEKSSKKLEKRKEAHGDSVDKQQKKKIERVEEKLKINNRDLSMVKMKSMFAIGFAFTALLSMFNSIFDGRVVARLPFTPISWVQGLSHRNLPGDNYTECSFIFLYILCTMSIRQNIQKLLGFAPSRMANKQSGGLFGPQPQQFK from the exons ATGTGGTCCGATACATTTCTCAtcgtatttatttcaatttgtacGGCTCTATTAGGAGAag GCTTAACATGGTTATTAGTATATCGAacagaaaaatatcaaaagctGAAAgtagaaattgaaaaatctaGTAAAAAAC ttgaaaaacgTAAAGAAGCTCATGGAGATTCTGTCGACAAACAACAAAAGAAAAAGATTGAACGTGTTGaggaaaaacttaaaattaacaatcgtGATTTATCAATGGTAAAAATGAAGTCTATGTTTGCCATTGGTTTTGCATTCACAGCATTATTGAGCATGTTCAATAGCAT ATTTGACGGACGTGTTGTAGCAAGATTACCTTTTACACCCATTTCCTGGGTTCAGGGATTATCACACAGAAATTTACCAGGTGATAATTACACAGaatgttcatttattttcctgtatatattgtgtaccaTGTCAATTCGTCAA aatattcaaaaactattaggATTTGCTCCATCAAGAATGGCTAATAAACAAAGCGGCGGCTTATTTGGACCTCAAcctcaacaatttaaataa